In the genome of Salinirussus salinus, one region contains:
- a CDS encoding proteasome assembly chaperone family protein: MDEFDIESVAEPELSDPVLVEGLPGVGHVGKLAAEHLVEELDSELVRRVYSTHFPPQVSVDDGVSTLANAEIHAVDAGERDLLVLTGDHQAQDGPGHYGLAEAFLDVAGDLGVERVFALGGVPTGELIEEYDVVGAATSEAERDDLTEAGVEFREDEPAGGIVGISGLLLGLGERRGVPAACLMGETSGYLVDPKSAQAVLEVLQDVLGFEVDFGSLEERAEEMEEVVRKIQEMEGGPAATDEDLRYIG; encoded by the coding sequence ATGGACGAATTCGACATCGAGAGCGTCGCCGAGCCGGAGCTTTCGGACCCGGTGCTGGTCGAGGGGCTGCCCGGCGTCGGCCACGTCGGCAAGCTCGCCGCCGAGCACCTCGTCGAGGAGCTCGACAGCGAACTCGTCCGGCGGGTCTACTCCACGCATTTCCCCCCGCAGGTAAGCGTCGACGACGGCGTGTCGACGCTCGCGAACGCCGAAATCCACGCCGTCGACGCGGGCGAGCGGGACCTGCTCGTGTTGACCGGCGACCACCAGGCCCAGGACGGGCCCGGCCACTACGGCCTGGCCGAGGCGTTCCTCGACGTCGCCGGGGACCTGGGCGTCGAGCGGGTGTTCGCGCTCGGGGGCGTCCCCACGGGCGAGCTGATCGAGGAGTACGACGTCGTCGGCGCGGCCACCTCCGAGGCCGAGCGCGACGACCTGACCGAGGCCGGCGTGGAGTTCCGCGAGGACGAGCCCGCCGGCGGGATCGTCGGCATCAGCGGCCTCCTGCTGGGACTCGGAGAGCGCCGCGGCGTCCCCGCGGCCTGCCTGATGGGCGAGACCAGCGGCTACCTCGTCGACCCCAAGAGCGCCCAGGCCGTCCTCGAGGTCCTACAGGACGTGCTCGGCTTCGAGGTCGACTTCGGCTCGCTGGAGGAGCGCGCCGAGGAGATGGAGGAGGTCGTCCGGAAGATCCAGGAGATGGAGGGCGGCCCGGCGGCGACCGACGAGGACCTTCGCTACATCGGCTGA
- a CDS encoding RNA-protein complex protein Nop10 — MRSDIRVCAAWAERHDRPVYTLGETCPECGADAVNSAPAPFNPEDPHGSYRRALKRRTRE, encoded by the coding sequence ATGCGCTCGGACATCCGCGTCTGCGCGGCCTGGGCCGAGCGCCACGACCGGCCGGTGTACACCCTGGGGGAGACCTGCCCCGAGTGCGGGGCCGACGCGGTCAACAGCGCCCCCGCGCCGTTCAACCCGGAAGACCCCCACGGCAGCTACCGACGCGCTCTTAAGCGGCGCACCCGGGAGTAG
- a CDS encoding translation initiation factor IF-2 subunit alpha: MKYSGWPEPGELVVGRVDEIEDFGVFIDLLEYEDKRGLCHISEVASGWIKNVRDHVNVDQRVVAKVLDIDKSAQQIDLSLKDVNDHQRKDTIQEWKNEQKADNWMELAFGEDMDDEQYAAIANELLADFGSLYDGFEAAAIHGAEAFEETDLDEGEVEAIVGTARENVSVPYVKVTGYVSLECPTGDGVDVIKEALQAAEGNGEVPEEVDLEVTYVGSPEYRIEVQAPDYKTAETELEESAERARALVTERGGTGRFHRERETDEE; this comes from the coding sequence ATGAAATACAGCGGCTGGCCCGAACCCGGCGAACTGGTCGTCGGCCGTGTCGACGAGATCGAGGACTTCGGGGTGTTCATCGACCTGCTGGAGTACGAGGACAAGCGCGGGCTCTGTCACATCTCGGAGGTGGCCTCGGGGTGGATCAAGAACGTCCGCGACCACGTCAACGTCGACCAGCGCGTCGTCGCGAAGGTGCTCGACATCGACAAGAGCGCACAGCAGATCGACCTCTCGCTGAAAGACGTCAACGACCACCAGCGAAAGGACACGATCCAGGAGTGGAAAAACGAGCAGAAGGCCGACAACTGGATGGAGCTGGCCTTCGGCGAGGACATGGACGACGAGCAGTACGCCGCCATCGCCAACGAGCTGCTCGCGGACTTCGGGTCGCTGTACGACGGCTTCGAGGCCGCGGCCATCCACGGCGCGGAGGCCTTCGAGGAGACCGACCTCGACGAGGGGGAAGTCGAGGCCATCGTCGGTACCGCCCGCGAGAACGTCTCTGTGCCCTACGTGAAGGTGACGGGCTACGTCAGCCTGGAGTGTCCGACCGGCGACGGCGTCGACGTGATCAAGGAGGCACTGCAGGCCGCGGAGGGCAACGGCGAGGTGCCCGAGGAGGTCGACCTCGAGGTGACTTACGTCGGCTCCCCGGAGTACCGTATCGAGGTCCAGGCGCCGGACTACAAGACCGCCGAGACCGAACTCGAGGAGAGCGCCGAGCGCGCCCGCGCGCTCGTCACCGAGCGTGGCGGGACCGGCCGCTTCCACCGCGAGCGCGAGACCGACGAGGAGTAG
- a CDS encoding 30S ribosomal protein S27e has product MAGSFYRVACPDCENEQIVFGRAATEVACQVCGHTLARPTGGEAVLEGEVTETVEAR; this is encoded by the coding sequence ATGGCGGGGAGCTTCTACCGGGTGGCTTGCCCGGATTGTGAGAACGAGCAGATAGTCTTCGGCCGTGCCGCCACTGAGGTTGCCTGCCAGGTCTGTGGTCACACGCTCGCCCGCCCGACCGGCGGCGAGGCCGTCCTCGAGGGCGAGGTCACCGAGACCGTCGAGGCGCGGTAA
- a CDS encoding 50S ribosomal protein L44e, translated as MEMPRRFNTYCPHCNAHHEHEVEKVRSGRPSGMTKVDGRQSERQSGIGNDGKFSKVPGGDKPTKKTDLTYRCTDCGKAHRREGWRAGRLEFQD; from the coding sequence ATGGAGATGCCGCGACGGTTCAACACCTACTGTCCGCACTGTAACGCCCACCACGAACACGAGGTCGAGAAGGTCCGGAGCGGCCGGCCCTCCGGGATGACCAAGGTCGACGGCCGCCAGTCCGAGCGCCAGTCGGGCATCGGCAACGACGGGAAGTTCTCGAAGGTGCCCGGCGGCGACAAGCCCACGAAGAAGACCGACCTCACCTACCGGTGTACCGACTGCGGGAAGGCCCACCGCCGCGAGGGGTGGCGCGCCGGCCGCCTGGAGTTCCAGGACTGA